From the genome of Vicia villosa cultivar HV-30 ecotype Madison, WI linkage group LG2, Vvil1.0, whole genome shotgun sequence, one region includes:
- the LOC131653703 gene encoding putative zinc finger protein CONSTANS-LIKE 11 isoform X2, which translates to MVISVIFIIIRLFMEALCEFCEIVRAVVYCKPDSARLCLRCDAIVHSANALARRHPRSLLCDKCNFDSAIVRCVDYKLSLCQFCDWNSTDECCVLGHNHVLLSFYTGCPSLAELAKIWPHFVGGNGNSSVESSIAGCQPLDWPHEKNGGLFGLGKAKNKMDGEEASVKYEHPWIGTPPIVLSNSNGTQYCKDQAFLFDLDSNQPKIQGCSDVKELVFHEGTSLCEGFNVDDAQLNFESAEEIFGCSQSAAKYNHEDGGLECLLIDKNIQVTKCTSLTETAAEALSPVQQDCLAFPLSGAGGSTSVMQGINNNANCALMTPSCNSSITMGFPQSQIHSGTSIELPNLNGENNVTELLNCGLPPVFHPGESPWEPNLEGTCAEAREQAKMRYQEKKKTRTFGKQIRYASRKARADTRKRVKGRFVKAEETGVNGDAS; encoded by the exons ATGGTAATATCAGTGATATTTATCATAATAAGGTTGTTTATGGAAGCGCTATGTGAGTTTTGTGAGATTGTTAGAGCTGTGGTTTACTGCAAGCCGGATTCCGCTCGTTTATGTCTGCGTTGCGATGCGATTGTGCACTCCGCGAATGCGCTTGCTCGCAGACATCCGAGAAGTTTATTGTGTGATAAGTGTAATTTTGATTCGGCGATTGTTCGTTGCGTTGATTATAAACTGTCTCTGTGTCAGTTTTGTGATTGGAATTCTACAGATGAGTGTTGTGTGTTGGGGCATAACCATGTGTTGCTTAGTTTCTACACTGGTTGTCCATCTTTGGCAGAGTTGGCTAAGATTTGGCCACATTTTGTTGGCGGGAATGGAAATTCATCGGTTGAGAGTAGTATTGCTGGCTGTCAGCCTTTGGATTGGCCGCATGAAAAGAATGGCGGGTTGTTTGGGTTGGGGAAGGCGAAAAATAAGATGGACGGAGAAGAGGCGTCTGTTAAATATGAACACCCTTGGATTGGGACACCACCTATTGTTTTGTCGAATTCAAACGGCACACAATACTGCAAAGATCAAGCATTTTTGTTTGATCTAGACTCGAACCAACCGAAG ATTCAAGGATGCTCTGATGTCAAGGAACTAGTTTTTCACGAGGGGACTAGTCTTTGTGAAGGTTTCAATGTGGATGATGCTCAATTAAACTTTGAAAGTGCTGAGGAAATATTTGGCTGCTCTCAAAGTGCCGCAAAATACAACCATGAAGATGGAGGATTAGAGTGTCTATTAATAGATAAAAATATTCAAGTCACAAAATGTACCAGTCTTACCGAGACTGCAGCGGAG GCTTTATCACCCGTGCAACAAGATTGTCTGGCTTTTCCATTATCAGGGGCTGGCGGATCAACAAGTGTGATGCAGGGCATCAACAATAATGCAAATTGTGCACTTATGACTCCTAGCTGCAACAGTAGCATTACTATGGGATTTCCTCAGAGTCAAATTCATTCAGGAACTTCAATTGAATTACCTAATCTTAATGGTGAAAACAATGTTACTGAACTTCTAAATTGTGGGTTACCTCCAGTGTTTCATCCTGGCGAATCCCCTTGGGAACCAAATTTGGAGGGTACGTGTGCAGAAGCAAGGGAACAAGCCAAAATGAGATACCAGGAGAAAAAGAAAACTCGAAC
- the LOC131653703 gene encoding putative zinc finger protein CONSTANS-LIKE 11 isoform X1 produces the protein MVISVIFIIIRLFMEALCEFCEIVRAVVYCKPDSARLCLRCDAIVHSANALARRHPRSLLCDKCNFDSAIVRCVDYKLSLCQFCDWNSTDECCVLGHNHVLLSFYTGCPSLAELAKIWPHFVGGNGNSSVESSIAGCQPLDWPHEKNGGLFGLGKAKNKMDGEEASVKYEHPWIGTPPIVLSNSNGTQYCKDQAFLFDLDSNQPKIQGCSDVKELVFHEGTSLCEGFNVDDAQLNFESAEEIFGCSQSAAKYNHEDGGLECLLIDKNIQVTKCTSLTETAAEALSPVQQDCLAFPLSGAGGSTSVMQGINNNANCALMTPSCNSSITMGFPQSQIHSGTSIELPNLNGENNVTELLNCGLPPVFHPGESPWEPNLEGTCAEAREQAKMRYQEKKKTRTFGKQIRYASRKARADTRKRVKGRFVKAGEAYDYDPLLSDY, from the exons ATGGTAATATCAGTGATATTTATCATAATAAGGTTGTTTATGGAAGCGCTATGTGAGTTTTGTGAGATTGTTAGAGCTGTGGTTTACTGCAAGCCGGATTCCGCTCGTTTATGTCTGCGTTGCGATGCGATTGTGCACTCCGCGAATGCGCTTGCTCGCAGACATCCGAGAAGTTTATTGTGTGATAAGTGTAATTTTGATTCGGCGATTGTTCGTTGCGTTGATTATAAACTGTCTCTGTGTCAGTTTTGTGATTGGAATTCTACAGATGAGTGTTGTGTGTTGGGGCATAACCATGTGTTGCTTAGTTTCTACACTGGTTGTCCATCTTTGGCAGAGTTGGCTAAGATTTGGCCACATTTTGTTGGCGGGAATGGAAATTCATCGGTTGAGAGTAGTATTGCTGGCTGTCAGCCTTTGGATTGGCCGCATGAAAAGAATGGCGGGTTGTTTGGGTTGGGGAAGGCGAAAAATAAGATGGACGGAGAAGAGGCGTCTGTTAAATATGAACACCCTTGGATTGGGACACCACCTATTGTTTTGTCGAATTCAAACGGCACACAATACTGCAAAGATCAAGCATTTTTGTTTGATCTAGACTCGAACCAACCGAAG ATTCAAGGATGCTCTGATGTCAAGGAACTAGTTTTTCACGAGGGGACTAGTCTTTGTGAAGGTTTCAATGTGGATGATGCTCAATTAAACTTTGAAAGTGCTGAGGAAATATTTGGCTGCTCTCAAAGTGCCGCAAAATACAACCATGAAGATGGAGGATTAGAGTGTCTATTAATAGATAAAAATATTCAAGTCACAAAATGTACCAGTCTTACCGAGACTGCAGCGGAG GCTTTATCACCCGTGCAACAAGATTGTCTGGCTTTTCCATTATCAGGGGCTGGCGGATCAACAAGTGTGATGCAGGGCATCAACAATAATGCAAATTGTGCACTTATGACTCCTAGCTGCAACAGTAGCATTACTATGGGATTTCCTCAGAGTCAAATTCATTCAGGAACTTCAATTGAATTACCTAATCTTAATGGTGAAAACAATGTTACTGAACTTCTAAATTGTGGGTTACCTCCAGTGTTTCATCCTGGCGAATCCCCTTGGGAACCAAATTTGGAGGGTACGTGTGCAGAAGCAAGGGAACAAGCCAAAATGAGATACCAGGAGAAAAAGAAAACTCGAAC